The Saccharothrix violaceirubra genome segment CCGGTACGACGCCACCGTCGCGGTCGGCGGCGACTACGCGTTGGCGCACGTGGTCGCGGCCGACGCCGTGGACGAGTGGATCGGCTTCAGCCGGTCGGCGCACTCGCGGTCCCGGTCACCGGCGCTCGCCGCGCTCCGGGACGGCGTGATCCGGTTGGAGGACACCGAGGAGCCCGTCGAGTGGCTGGTGCAGACCGGTCGGCGGCCCGACGCCTCGGTGACCGTGCGGGGCACGACGACCGACCTGGCGCTGGCCCTCTACGGCCGACCGGCCGACCTGGACTTCGTCGGCGACGCCGCGCTGTTCCACGAGTGGCAGGACGCCTCGGCGTTCTGGATCAGGCTCTGACGGACAATCCCCTCATGTCCGACAAGCTCTCGATCGAGGAACTGGACGGCGAGCGGTGGCCGGAACCGGCGCGCGACGCGCCCCGGGAGATCGCCGTGCTGCACGCGTTGCGGCGCAAACCGGTCCGCAAGCTCACCGCCGGCGACCTGCGGCTGCTGCTCCTGCGCGACGTCGGCGTCGAGCACGTGCTGCCGCGTGCCGTCGATCTGCTGCGCGTCGACCCGCTCGTCAACGGCGGGCACTACGACGGCGACCTGCTGTTCGCCGTCGTGACCCGGGACCACGCGGTGTGGACGCGACTGCCCGAGATCGCCGCCGTGCTGCGGACCGTGGTCACCGAAGCCGGACTGCCCGCGCGCCTGCACGACGACGTGGACGCGTTCCTCGACGCGACCCGCTGAACGCACAGACGTTCAAGACCACCGGGCGGCACGACCGGTAGGAACACGGCCGACGAAAGGGGTTCCACCGTGCGTGTGGGGTTTGCCGGACTTGGGGTGATGGGCCTGCCGATGGCGCGCAACCTGGCGCGCGGCGACGTGCCGGTGGTGGTGTGGAACCGGACCCCGGCGCGATGCGCCGAGGTCGACGCCGAGCGGGCCGACGACCCGGCCGACCTGTTCGCGCGGTCGGACGTCGTCCTGCTCATGCTCGCCGACGAGAGCGCCACCGACGCGGTCCTCGACCGGCACGGTCCCGGTTTCGGGCAGCGGGTGCGCGGGCGGACCGTCGTCCAGATGGGCACGGTGTCGGCGGGCTACTCGCGGGCGTTGGACGCGGACGTGACCGCGCACGGCGGCGCCTACGTCGAAGCGCCGGTGTCGGGTTCGCGCGGACCGGCCGAGGCGGGGACGCTCGTCGCGATGATCGCCGGGCGGGACGAGGACGTGCGGCGCGTGACGCCGTTGCTCGGGCCGATGTGCGCGGAGGTCGTCGAGTGCGGGCCGGTGCCCGGCGGCGCGCTGATGAAGTTCGCGGTGAACGTCTTCCTGATCACCACGATGGTCGGCCTGGCGGAGGCGTTCGGGTTCGCCGAGTCCACCGGCCTGGACCCGGCCGTGCTGCGGCGGATCCTCGACGCCGGGCCGATCGCGTCGACCGTGTCGCGGACCAAGGCCGCCAAGATCGTCGACGGCGACCACTCGGTGCAGGCCGCGGCGGCCGACGTCTTCAAGAACACCCGGCTGATCGTCGAGGCCGCGCGGGAAGCCGGTGCCGCGTCACCACTGCTCGACGTGTGCGACGCGCTGATGGCCGACACCGTCGCCCACGGTCGCGGCGGTGACGACGTCGTCGCCGTGCTCGACGCGATCCGCCGACACCGCACGCACCCAGGCGGCGGGCGGGAGACCGAAGGCGCGGCCGAACATCCGGGTGAGGTGGCTCTGGTCGGCGAACCCGGCGGACAGCGCGGCGTCGGCGGGTGAGGACCCGTCGAGCAGCGCGGCGCGGGCCACGTCGAGCTGCCGGGCGGTGCGGAACCGGGTCGGGCTCGTGCCGAACGCGAGCCTGAACTGGCGGGCGAGCGACCAGCGGTCCAGGCCGGAGACGCGTTCCAACTCCGCGGCCCGGTGGCGGGTGGTCGGGTCGTCGACGAGCAGCTCGCGCACCGCCGTCACGGCGGCCAGGTCGACGCGTCCGCGTGCCGGCCCGCCGTGCGCCACGAGCAGGTCGGCCGCCAGTGCGGTGATCTCGGCGGCCTCGAGGTCGTCCAACGGGCGGTCCAGGTCGTGCAGGTGGTGCGCCAGCGCGGCACCGAGCGGCGGGGCGTCGAGCACGGGATCGGCGACGAAGGGCAGCGGTCGGCCGCCCAACGCGGCCTGCACCAGCGCCGGGTCCAGGTAGAAGATCCGGTAGCCGAAGCCCTCGCCGGTGCCGGGCGCGCCGTCGTG includes the following:
- a CDS encoding contact-dependent growth inhibition system immunity protein, translated to MSDKLSIEELDGERWPEPARDAPREIAVLHALRRKPVRKLTAGDLRLLLLRDVGVEHVLPRAVDLLRVDPLVNGGHYDGDLLFAVVTRDHAVWTRLPEIAAVLRTVVTEAGLPARLHDDVDAFLDATR
- a CDS encoding NAD(P)-dependent oxidoreductase, giving the protein MRVGFAGLGVMGLPMARNLARGDVPVVVWNRTPARCAEVDAERADDPADLFARSDVVLLMLADESATDAVLDRHGPGFGQRVRGRTVVQMGTVSAGYSRALDADVTAHGGAYVEAPVSGSRGPAEAGTLVAMIAGRDEDVRRVTPLLGPMCAEVVECGPVPGGALMKFAVNVFLITTMVGLAEAFGFAESTGLDPAVLRRILDAGPIASTVSRTKAAKIVDGDHSVQAAAADVFKNTRLIVEAAREAGAASPLLDVCDALMADTVAHGRGGDDVVAVLDAIRRHRTHPGGGRETEGAAEHPGEVALVGEPGGQRGVGG